A window of the Kosakonia radicincitans DSM 16656 genome harbors these coding sequences:
- a CDS encoding FIST N-terminal domain-containing protein: MNFQIRYASSELTDPVLAVAEFARQMLPAEPETILFFCSPDYDLNILGREMQKTFHCPCIGCTSSGQIGTEGFQHSGILGLGLSAAFRTRHFVIHPLNDYSATIAEIAEEIHRDTAARPTLQRFGLLLVDGLSMAEERLIANLYQQTGNIPVIGGSAGDDLRFEKSYVYNGKGEFISDAAVFAVIETSSPVAIFKVQHFEPSKVELIITEADPEKRLIREINGEPAAQVYAESLGITVAELTPTVFSRNPLVLSFGDEPYVRSIQKMNDDLSLTCYCAIEEGLIVSIGIAEDPLETFSKALEKVHETIPEPAVIIGCDCILRRLQFEQEELDLQIGNFMVQNRIVGFSTYGEQYNGLHVNQTFTGVAIGGK, from the coding sequence GTGAATTTCCAGATCCGATATGCAAGCAGCGAACTGACTGACCCCGTGCTGGCGGTTGCGGAATTTGCCCGGCAGATGCTTCCCGCTGAGCCAGAAACGATCCTTTTCTTCTGTTCCCCGGACTATGACCTGAATATTCTGGGCCGAGAGATGCAAAAAACCTTTCACTGCCCCTGTATTGGATGTACCTCCTCCGGGCAGATCGGCACCGAAGGTTTTCAGCACTCCGGGATATTAGGGCTGGGTCTGAGCGCCGCTTTTCGCACCCGCCATTTTGTGATTCACCCCCTGAATGATTACTCCGCGACCATTGCAGAGATTGCCGAGGAGATCCATCGCGACACCGCGGCCAGACCCACTTTGCAACGCTTTGGTTTGTTACTGGTTGATGGCTTGTCGATGGCTGAGGAACGCCTTATCGCTAATCTTTATCAGCAGACAGGAAATATTCCGGTTATCGGCGGTTCTGCGGGTGACGATCTGCGTTTCGAAAAGAGCTACGTCTATAACGGTAAAGGTGAGTTTATCTCCGATGCCGCGGTGTTCGCGGTCATCGAAACCTCCTCGCCGGTGGCGATTTTTAAAGTTCAGCACTTCGAACCCAGTAAGGTGGAATTAATCATTACCGAGGCCGATCCTGAAAAACGGCTGATCCGGGAAATTAACGGCGAACCTGCCGCGCAGGTGTATGCCGAATCGCTGGGCATCACCGTTGCAGAATTAACGCCCACCGTTTTTTCCCGCAACCCGCTGGTGCTCTCTTTTGGCGACGAACCTTATGTCCGTTCGATCCAGAAAATGAACGACGATCTCTCACTGACCTGCTACTGCGCAATTGAAGAAGGGTTGATCGTCTCGATTGGCATTGCGGAAGATCCGCTCGAAACCTTTAGCAAGGCGCTGGAAAAAGTTCATGAAACCATACCGGAACCGGCGGTGATTATTGGCTGCGACTGTATCCTGCGGCGTTTGCAGTTTGAGCAGGAGGAGCTTGACCTGCAGATCGGCAATTTTATGGTGCAAAACCGGATCGTGGGTTTCTCAACCTATGGCGAGCAGTACAACGGACTGCACGTCAACCAGACATTCACGGGCGTGGCAATAGGAGGTAAATGA
- a CDS encoding sensor histidine kinase, with translation MMSPSEAVVATLSLTDYQRKLVARDKTIEVLKRRIAQESRHNQMTPFAILEQNVGLEKVVARKTIELENERHELKKALAELRLTQAQLLQAQKMESIGQLAAGIAHEINTPTQYVSDNVGFVKTANRSLLNLLDAAIAMAAVMREKMADEPTLTAFDTLLKSSKIEFLRHQIPQSLDESLDGLGHISRIVAAMKEFSHPSQNKKEYVDIRDIINTTVTVARNEWKYVAELETRFADDLPLLPCLRDMVGQAMLNLIVNAAHAIADSLQTREQEKGHIVVSVEQVGDMMEIRVADDGTGIPEAIRERIFDPFFTTKAVGKGTGQGLAIAYSTVVDKHNGQIRCESKPGSGATFIMRFPLVVQQEA, from the coding sequence ATGATGTCTCCATCTGAAGCAGTTGTTGCAACACTCTCCCTAACCGATTATCAGCGCAAACTTGTCGCGCGGGATAAAACCATCGAGGTATTAAAGCGACGCATCGCGCAGGAAAGTCGGCACAACCAGATGACCCCGTTCGCTATTCTTGAGCAGAATGTGGGCCTGGAGAAAGTGGTCGCACGTAAAACCATCGAACTGGAAAACGAGCGCCATGAGTTAAAGAAAGCGCTTGCTGAGCTGCGCCTCACGCAGGCACAGCTTCTACAGGCGCAAAAGATGGAGTCCATCGGCCAGCTCGCCGCCGGGATCGCCCACGAAATTAACACGCCCACGCAGTATGTTTCTGACAACGTCGGGTTCGTGAAGACCGCCAACCGTTCGCTGCTCAACCTGCTGGATGCGGCGATCGCCATGGCTGCCGTGATGCGGGAAAAAATGGCCGATGAGCCAACGCTTACCGCCTTCGATACCCTCCTTAAGAGCAGCAAAATTGAGTTTCTGCGCCATCAGATCCCCCAGTCTTTAGATGAATCACTCGACGGGCTTGGCCATATCTCCCGGATTGTCGCCGCCATGAAAGAGTTCTCTCATCCCTCGCAAAATAAAAAGGAGTACGTGGATATACGCGACATCATCAATACCACTGTGACCGTCGCCCGCAACGAGTGGAAATACGTGGCGGAACTGGAAACCCGCTTTGCCGATGATTTGCCGCTCCTGCCCTGTCTGCGCGACATGGTTGGCCAGGCGATGCTTAACCTTATCGTCAATGCGGCGCACGCCATTGCGGACAGCCTCCAGACCCGCGAGCAGGAAAAAGGGCATATCGTTGTCTCTGTGGAGCAGGTCGGCGATATGATGGAGATCCGCGTCGCCGACGATGGCACCGGCATCCCTGAGGCAATACGCGAACGCATTTTCGATCCCTTCTTCACCACCAAAGCGGTCGGCAAAGGCACCGGCCAGGGGCTGGCCATTGCCTATTCGACCGTGGTGGACAAGCATAATGGGCAGATTCGCTGCGAATCGAAACCCGGTTCGGGCGCCACATTCATCATGCGTTTTCCCCTCGTCGTGCAGCAGGAGGCATAA
- a CDS encoding autotransporter outer membrane beta-barrel domain-containing protein, translated as MHKPVFRKKPLLLAMAAAWVSFTPVTQASIGTEISTTEGQSSFIGSFDSVTITSTGSVVSPTGNALSFQSVDMGTFTNNGTIMSSGSNYNDSGMYIDDSSSVDLFSNNSYLAGNSGTIGAYGLYNRGTIGTLENSVNGTITSNVALNNFGTITSLINQGTIQGPNSGVISWGTITDFTNNGLIDGAYAVQNAGTMTNGITNNGTLRGIDAAIYNIGALSVINNNGTLAGNIWNNTSNPLTINGGSSYDSLLTGYNSGGRVYSSGADLHFGTGKLTVDDDFQMGTHSVINDGASLLLNRTVTINGNYLQQEQGELAIGVADGAVANGNTQDSGYGRLVVTGDAIFAAHSSVSLLTTGQSYGFANGQRFLVVQASGSGTQYNENALAYHVAGYNGTVTGKAVTIDGTNSLVVYLDGQDPVTPTEPTTPTTPTTPTEPTTPTTPTTPTTPVVTPNTGFATTPNAISSLRGLGNYSGFSEGLLNLYNASMAIGSREEANRAGEQLSPVQNSAASSTAAAASSGALAVVNNHMNSTRLARNGSQSGIATGDDALDWAVWGQPFYGSARQGMIDNVSGYTAHYGGVVLGADRQIADDWRVGGAFSYAHSSVNGRDNLTGSHTDVDAWSGIAYASWSGNPLYVNLTASVSTQRYDSQRRIGFDGFAGQADGSFNGQQVMTKAEVGYPIFFAQGTTLTPLAAVSYSYLHQDDYKEHSDQGAALKVDSSHTQSVRSSLGAKLEHSWSTGIGDVVPFVQAMWTHEYDRSRTATSASYVADALGETRFTSFGATPVSDTADIGAGVALVQNDDLSLSARYDLSTAPHFDAQTVSLRLRKSF; from the coding sequence ATGCATAAACCTGTCTTTCGTAAGAAGCCATTATTGCTCGCGATGGCGGCTGCCTGGGTGTCATTCACCCCTGTAACTCAGGCATCAATTGGTACTGAGATTTCCACAACAGAAGGTCAAAGTTCTTTTATCGGTTCATTTGATTCAGTGACGATCACCTCTACCGGAAGTGTCGTCAGCCCCACGGGTAACGCGCTCTCATTCCAGTCTGTTGATATGGGTACCTTTACCAACAACGGCACGATCATGAGTTCCGGCAGTAACTACAACGATTCCGGTATGTATATCGATGATAGTTCGTCTGTAGATCTGTTCTCCAACAACAGTTATCTCGCCGGTAATTCAGGCACTATTGGCGCTTACGGGCTGTATAACCGGGGAACCATCGGCACGCTGGAAAACAGTGTGAATGGCACGATTACGAGTAACGTCGCGCTGAATAACTTCGGAACAATTACCTCGCTGATCAACCAGGGGACGATTCAGGGCCCTAACAGCGGTGTGATTAGCTGGGGCACCATCACCGATTTCACTAACAACGGCCTGATTGATGGCGCCTACGCGGTGCAGAACGCCGGTACGATGACCAACGGGATCACCAACAATGGTACGCTGCGCGGTATCGATGCTGCTATTTACAATATCGGCGCGCTATCGGTCATTAATAACAACGGCACGCTGGCTGGCAACATCTGGAACAACACGTCAAACCCGTTAACCATTAATGGCGGCAGCAGCTACGACAGCCTGCTGACCGGCTATAACAGCGGTGGCAGGGTCTACAGTTCCGGAGCCGATCTGCACTTTGGCACCGGCAAGCTCACCGTGGATGATGATTTCCAGATGGGCACGCACAGCGTTATCAACGACGGTGCCTCTTTATTACTTAACCGTACGGTGACAATTAACGGTAATTACCTCCAGCAGGAACAAGGCGAGCTGGCTATCGGCGTCGCCGATGGCGCGGTTGCCAACGGTAATACGCAGGACAGCGGTTATGGCCGCCTGGTAGTGACCGGCGATGCGATTTTTGCCGCGCATTCCAGCGTTTCGCTGCTAACGACAGGCCAGAGCTACGGTTTTGCTAACGGCCAGCGTTTCCTGGTGGTGCAGGCCTCCGGTTCGGGAACGCAGTACAATGAGAACGCGCTGGCCTACCATGTCGCGGGTTACAACGGTACGGTGACCGGTAAAGCGGTAACGATTGATGGCACTAACAGTCTCGTGGTTTATCTCGACGGTCAGGATCCGGTAACCCCGACGGAACCAACGACACCGACGACACCAACAACGCCGACAGAACCGACGACGCCAACCACACCGACGACACCAACAACGCCAGTGGTTACCCCGAACACAGGTTTTGCCACGACACCAAATGCTATCTCCTCTTTGCGCGGGCTGGGTAACTACAGCGGTTTCTCTGAAGGCCTGCTCAATCTCTATAACGCCTCTATGGCGATCGGCAGCCGCGAAGAAGCCAACCGGGCCGGTGAGCAACTGTCGCCGGTACAGAACAGCGCCGCGAGCAGCACCGCAGCCGCAGCCTCTTCCGGCGCGCTGGCCGTGGTGAACAACCATATGAACAGCACGCGTCTCGCCCGTAACGGTTCACAAAGCGGTATTGCCACCGGTGATGATGCGCTGGATTGGGCCGTCTGGGGCCAGCCGTTCTACGGTAGTGCTCGCCAGGGCATGATTGATAACGTCAGCGGTTACACCGCGCATTACGGCGGTGTGGTGCTGGGAGCGGATCGTCAGATCGCTGACGACTGGCGTGTGGGCGGCGCATTCAGCTATGCGCACTCTTCCGTCAATGGCCGCGACAACCTGACGGGTAGCCATACGGATGTTGATGCCTGGAGTGGCATTGCCTACGCAAGCTGGAGCGGCAACCCGCTGTACGTCAACCTGACCGCCAGTGTCAGCACGCAGAGATATGACAGCCAGCGCCGCATCGGTTTCGACGGCTTTGCCGGCCAGGCGGATGGCAGTTTCAACGGGCAGCAAGTGATGACCAAAGCAGAAGTCGGCTACCCGATCTTCTTCGCCCAGGGAACCACGCTGACCCCGCTCGCTGCCGTCAGTTACAGCTACCTGCACCAGGATGACTATAAAGAGCACAGCGATCAGGGTGCCGCGCTGAAAGTTGATTCCAGCCATACGCAGTCGGTGCGCAGCTCGCTGGGCGCAAAACTGGAGCATAGCTGGAGCACCGGAATCGGCGATGTGGTGCCATTCGTGCAGGCGATGTGGACGCACGAATATGACCGCAGCCGCACAGCGACCAGCGCCAGCTACGTCGCCGATGCGCTGGGCGAAACGCGTTTCACCAGCTTTGGCGCCACGCCGGTGTCCGATACCGCGGATATCGGTGCCGGTGTGGCGCTGGTACAGAATGACGACCTGAGCCTCAGCGCGCGTTATGACCTTTCTACTGCGCCGCACTTCGACGCCCAGACAGTCAGCCTGCGTCTGCGTAAATCGTTCTGA
- a CDS encoding methyl-accepting chemotaxis protein translates to MKILRDITIRKMVLLILVLFSCIWGIATVMTLFNFATIENLLTQNTAQKNAYSYLVKGNDQYFRTVTRMLRAMDYRLTGDDANADKTLISAGKALEISQDMLAKFRQSGHPGVSDEVVQSMAQDWERLLNNGIIPMYKAAQDKQADQFRELFRKTYPPLSVQFGVTAEKYTQAIQKDDFLNQTTAKVSFNKLVLISALVAGVVTLFLTDRYLVNYLVKPLDTIARHLETIASGKLHTRLEEFGRNCAGRLIPFIQGMQENLSRTVQAIQGSSTTIFTSTNQIRTGNEELSGRTDQQAAALQQTAASMEELTSTVRNNAHNVREAQKLAGNARQVAEQGGDITSTVVATMHGISESSQKIADITSVINSISFQTNLLALNAAVEAARAGEQGRGFAVVASEVRLLAQRSAQAAKEIEALISESVKRVQTGAEQVQEAGEAMSTIISTVGQVNALMGEITIASDEQSKGIDQIGQAMTEMDRVTQQNAVLVQEAKANAIALEEEAGRLNDAIALFDLGGNPVTALPGQAAKTATKANPPSRKTTRNATANENWQSF, encoded by the coding sequence ATGAAAATACTTCGCGATATAACAATCAGAAAAATGGTTTTACTCATCCTGGTGCTGTTCAGTTGCATCTGGGGCATCGCCACGGTAATGACCTTATTTAACTTCGCCACCATCGAAAATTTATTAACGCAGAACACCGCGCAAAAAAACGCATACTCTTATCTGGTTAAAGGCAATGATCAATATTTCCGTACCGTAACACGCATGCTGCGCGCCATGGATTATCGCCTGACCGGTGATGATGCCAATGCAGATAAGACGTTGATTTCCGCTGGCAAAGCTCTGGAGATCAGCCAGGATATGCTGGCTAAGTTCCGCCAGAGCGGCCATCCTGGCGTCAGCGATGAGGTTGTTCAGAGCATGGCTCAGGACTGGGAAAGACTGCTGAACAACGGCATTATTCCTATGTATAAAGCCGCACAGGATAAGCAGGCCGACCAGTTCCGCGAACTGTTTCGCAAAACCTATCCGCCGCTGAGTGTGCAATTTGGCGTGACCGCCGAAAAATATACACAAGCGATTCAAAAAGATGACTTCTTAAACCAGACCACGGCGAAAGTCAGTTTTAACAAACTGGTGCTAATCAGTGCGTTAGTCGCCGGTGTTGTGACGCTGTTCTTAACCGATCGTTATCTGGTCAATTATCTGGTTAAACCACTTGATACCATTGCGCGGCACCTTGAAACCATTGCCAGCGGCAAGCTGCACACCAGGCTCGAAGAGTTTGGGCGTAACTGCGCCGGTCGTTTGATCCCCTTTATTCAGGGGATGCAGGAAAATCTTTCCAGAACGGTGCAGGCGATTCAGGGTAGCTCAACCACCATCTTTACCAGCACCAACCAAATACGCACCGGGAACGAAGAGCTTTCCGGTCGCACGGATCAACAGGCCGCAGCGCTTCAGCAAACCGCCGCCAGTATGGAAGAGCTGACCTCGACCGTCAGAAACAACGCGCATAACGTACGCGAAGCACAAAAACTGGCCGGAAACGCCCGGCAGGTGGCGGAACAAGGCGGAGATATTACATCGACGGTTGTCGCCACGATGCACGGTATTTCGGAAAGCTCGCAGAAGATTGCAGACATCACCAGCGTCATAAACAGCATCTCTTTCCAGACCAACCTGCTGGCACTGAATGCGGCAGTGGAAGCGGCGCGCGCCGGTGAACAGGGGCGTGGCTTTGCCGTCGTCGCCAGCGAAGTGCGCTTACTTGCGCAGCGTAGCGCCCAGGCCGCTAAAGAGATCGAAGCGCTGATCAGTGAATCCGTTAAGAGAGTGCAAACGGGCGCAGAGCAGGTACAAGAGGCCGGCGAGGCAATGTCGACCATTATCAGTACCGTGGGTCAGGTCAATGCCTTGATGGGTGAAATCACCATTGCTTCCGACGAGCAGAGCAAAGGCATCGATCAGATTGGCCAGGCGATGACAGAAATGGATCGGGTGACGCAGCAGAACGCAGTGCTGGTTCAGGAAGCCAAAGCGAATGCCATCGCACTTGAAGAAGAAGCCGGGCGATTAAACGACGCCATCGCGCTCTTTGATTTAGGAGGCAACCCCGTGACTGCCCTTCCCGGACAGGCAGCCAAAACCGCCACGAAGGCAAATCCTCCTTCGCGCAAAACAACCCGTAACGCGACTGCCAACGAAAACTGGCAATCCTTTTAA
- a CDS encoding bifunctional diguanylate cyclase/phosphodiesterase, with product MHVLDDKNLPSLAGNTHGILKQTATLMLALMTFIFFTILFTLIQTKSDLQQTEQRQKMHLLTKALENRQENLRLHLADYANWDDAFQNLTSTVNVHWAWDRQNLGKSLFNKFQYEGVFVLSPDGITRYSVLDGQPGQVSFETWLGVNLTDSLITTLANNQGIAFSRLITIHDQPTLVAASWITSDDYAAAGINPSEHAVMIFVDKLTPQKFQQLGDEYEIKGLHTLPPEVASMRKDTMFLTAGNDRIYVEWQSKNPVETLLSKVLPLLVLLMVVSVLLAISLMRKALTKARMNDEKTFLLEQSRAALSASEQRFRDIVETTTDWIWEANENFNLTWISARFPVITGHRIDEWLGRSFTDFLVDSQQTISNWLTLPHPGDYLTLSHCCYVSALGSQRYCNITLKRITLPDGAIGFRGTASDVTLEVESSERIRFLSHHDELTGLPNRAMMQEFLDGKLHSRGEANSTLVMLSLDLTDFKLVNDIYGHDAGDKVLGEVAQRLRNCLRATDLVARQGGDEFIIIAPAIHKKEDIRTLCQLIIAVINKPFIVSGNEVSLGVNIGAAQSPQDALTASDLLRYSDIALYEARNLGNNSFVLYQADMAKQIVQRRELENELREAIKENQLFLVYQPRFDIRAGCINSVEALVRWLHPRHGLLMPDQFIPLAEESGIITDLTDWVLVNACQDIGREFNHISVSVNISPMEFKASDVIARIKNVLATTHFPAARLELEVTENVTLCSPENAQIVMQELKTLGIRLLIDDFGTGYASLYYLHSFPFHGIKIDKSFIFAMNDSESAKSIVEKVIGLGKDYNLEVTAEGVETQEQLQQLIKYKCDIAQGYYIGRPVSLEAVKDNLHIIECNIEARCDAAL from the coding sequence ATGCATGTTCTCGATGATAAAAACCTGCCTTCGCTGGCTGGTAATACGCATGGAATACTCAAGCAGACAGCGACATTGATGCTGGCGCTGATGACATTCATCTTTTTTACCATCCTCTTCACCCTCATCCAGACAAAAAGCGATCTTCAGCAAACTGAACAACGGCAAAAAATGCACTTGCTGACTAAAGCGCTTGAAAACAGACAGGAAAACTTACGATTACACCTTGCTGATTACGCCAACTGGGATGACGCTTTTCAAAATCTGACAAGCACCGTAAATGTGCACTGGGCATGGGACAGACAGAACCTGGGAAAATCGCTTTTTAATAAGTTTCAGTATGAAGGCGTTTTTGTCCTCTCACCGGATGGCATAACCCGCTATAGCGTGCTGGATGGGCAGCCCGGGCAGGTTTCCTTTGAAACATGGTTAGGCGTCAATCTGACCGACTCGTTAATAACAACATTAGCCAACAACCAAGGAATAGCGTTCTCCCGGCTGATCACTATCCATGACCAACCCACGCTCGTCGCCGCATCATGGATCACGTCGGATGATTATGCGGCTGCCGGGATAAATCCTTCAGAGCATGCGGTAATGATCTTTGTCGATAAGCTTACGCCACAAAAGTTTCAGCAACTTGGTGACGAATACGAAATCAAGGGGTTACATACTTTGCCGCCTGAAGTGGCATCAATGCGCAAAGATACGATGTTTCTCACCGCCGGAAACGATCGCATTTATGTCGAATGGCAGAGCAAAAACCCCGTCGAAACACTGTTAAGCAAAGTGTTGCCTTTACTGGTGCTATTGATGGTGGTTTCCGTGCTGTTGGCCATTAGTTTAATGCGTAAAGCGTTAACAAAAGCGCGCATGAATGATGAAAAAACCTTTCTGCTGGAACAAAGTCGCGCAGCGTTATCCGCCAGCGAACAGCGTTTCAGGGATATTGTTGAAACCACCACGGACTGGATCTGGGAAGCCAATGAAAACTTTAATCTTACCTGGATTTCTGCCCGCTTTCCGGTGATCACAGGCCATCGCATCGATGAGTGGCTGGGACGCAGCTTTACCGATTTTTTAGTCGACAGCCAGCAAACAATCAGCAACTGGTTAACGCTGCCGCATCCGGGCGATTATTTAACGTTGTCGCACTGCTGCTATGTTTCCGCGCTCGGCAGCCAGCGCTACTGCAATATCACGTTAAAAAGAATTACCCTGCCGGATGGCGCGATCGGTTTTCGTGGTACGGCTTCGGACGTGACGCTGGAGGTGGAGTCCAGTGAGCGTATTCGCTTCCTCTCCCACCACGATGAGTTAACGGGCCTGCCGAATCGCGCCATGATGCAAGAGTTCCTCGACGGGAAACTGCACTCGCGCGGCGAAGCAAATAGCACGCTGGTGATGCTCAGCCTCGATCTGACCGATTTTAAACTGGTCAATGATATCTACGGGCATGACGCTGGCGATAAGGTGCTGGGCGAGGTGGCGCAGAGATTGCGCAACTGTTTACGCGCAACCGATCTGGTCGCACGCCAGGGCGGTGATGAATTTATTATTATCGCGCCTGCGATTCATAAAAAAGAGGATATCCGTACGCTCTGCCAGCTTATTATTGCTGTCATCAACAAGCCGTTTATCGTGTCCGGCAATGAAGTCTCTCTCGGCGTCAATATCGGCGCGGCGCAATCACCACAAGATGCTCTGACGGCCAGCGATTTATTACGCTACTCAGATATTGCTCTGTATGAAGCCAGAAATCTCGGCAATAACAGTTTTGTTTTATATCAGGCTGACATGGCGAAACAGATCGTCCAACGACGCGAACTGGAAAATGAATTACGGGAAGCGATTAAGGAAAATCAATTATTTCTCGTATATCAGCCTCGCTTCGACATCCGTGCAGGCTGCATTAACTCTGTCGAAGCGCTGGTGCGTTGGCTACACCCGCGTCACGGGTTACTGATGCCGGATCAGTTTATTCCCCTGGCCGAGGAGTCAGGAATTATTACCGACCTGACGGATTGGGTGCTGGTCAATGCCTGTCAGGACATCGGCAGAGAATTTAACCATATTTCTGTATCGGTCAATATTTCCCCGATGGAATTCAAAGCCAGCGATGTTATCGCACGCATTAAAAACGTACTGGCGACAACTCATTTTCCGGCGGCGCGCCTTGAACTGGAAGTCACTGAAAACGTGACATTATGTAGCCCAGAAAACGCACAGATCGTCATGCAGGAATTAAAAACCTTAGGTATCCGGCTGCTGATTGATGATTTCGGTACCGGTTATGCCTCGCTTTATTACCTGCACAGTTTTCCTTTTCATGGCATTAAAATCGACAAGTCATTTATCTTCGCGATGAACGATTCGGAATCAGCAAAGAGTATTGTGGAAAAGGTCATTGGACTTGGCAAGGATTATAACCTTGAGGTAACCGCTGAAGGTGTTGAAACACAAGAGCAATTGCAGCAATTAATAAAATACAAATGTGACATTGCACAAGGATATTACATAGGCCGTCCAGTCTCATTAGAGGCCGTCAAGGATAACCTGCACATTATTGAATGTAATATCGAAGCGAGGTGTGATGCAGCCCTATAA
- a CDS encoding HDOD domain-containing protein codes for MQVMFVDDEARILSGIERALMMQDSEWQCRFATSGHEALSLLEETPADVVVSDMRMPLMDGAEFLSQVRDRWPGTIRIILSGYSEPEATVRMLGVAHRFVSKPCDSTQLLAMVANALALRTLFKDPTVVMLVGKINQLPPAPKVFTEINCLLANQGTNTREIAELLASDPALSARIMQLANSAWFSRGAHIHDIGNAIVHLGLEQVKLLVLASQVYADAATDPYVDKLQQTALRASMLAARISRHQEREATAALLANIALLIPELRTTSDEATTEQGDIPLRAAIGAYLLALWGLPMDIVEAVAGHVQPSRSAEKTFGMIGVVHVAVTLANHGVPDKRYLEQTGMLDQLPAWQEMLND; via the coding sequence ATGCAGGTGATGTTCGTGGATGACGAAGCTCGCATCCTCTCGGGTATTGAGCGCGCCTTAATGATGCAGGACAGCGAGTGGCAATGCCGCTTCGCTACCAGCGGTCATGAAGCGTTGAGCCTGCTGGAAGAAACCCCTGCCGATGTTGTGGTGTCGGATATGCGTATGCCGCTGATGGATGGCGCGGAGTTCCTGTCGCAGGTTCGTGACCGCTGGCCCGGCACGATCCGGATCATTTTGTCCGGTTACTCCGAACCCGAGGCCACGGTTCGTATGCTCGGCGTTGCGCACCGTTTCGTCTCCAAACCCTGCGACAGCACGCAATTACTGGCGATGGTGGCAAACGCGCTGGCGTTGCGCACGCTTTTCAAGGATCCCACCGTCGTCATGCTGGTCGGGAAAATTAACCAGCTTCCGCCCGCCCCGAAAGTATTTACGGAAATTAACTGCCTCCTTGCCAACCAGGGGACGAATACTCGGGAAATTGCCGAACTGCTGGCGAGCGATCCGGCGCTAAGCGCCCGGATTATGCAACTGGCAAATTCCGCCTGGTTCAGCCGGGGAGCACATATTCATGACATTGGTAATGCGATCGTTCACCTGGGGCTGGAACAAGTGAAGTTGCTGGTACTCGCGTCCCAGGTTTATGCCGATGCCGCTACCGATCCCTATGTGGATAAGCTACAGCAGACCGCCCTTCGCGCCTCAATGCTGGCGGCGCGTATCTCCAGACATCAGGAACGGGAAGCCACTGCGGCGCTGCTGGCCAATATTGCGCTACTCATTCCAGAATTAAGAACCACCAGCGACGAGGCGACGACTGAGCAGGGTGATATCCCGCTGCGCGCCGCCATCGGTGCCTATTTACTGGCGCTATGGGGGCTGCCGATGGACATTGTTGAAGCCGTCGCAGGCCATGTACAACCTTCACGCTCAGCAGAAAAAACCTTTGGCATGATCGGTGTCGTCCATGTTGCGGTCACCCTTGCCAATCATGGCGTTCCCGATAAACGTTATCTCGAACAAACCGGCATGCTGGACCAACTGCCCGCATGGCAGGAGATGCTCAATGACTGA